The Anabaena sp. PCC 7108 region GAGAAGCTGCCCGACGCTTAAATATTCAGATGGGTTAATTACTAAATTGCCACCGAACCAAAGCAAAATAATACTCCCAATAGCCGAGACAAAACTAGAAAAAGTATTATTAATAATTCCAATCTGAATGGTTCGCAACGTGAGGTTCGCAAGACGACCAAATCTGCTTTCTAATTCATCCCAAAATTGGGGTGCAGATGTAGTTGTTTTGAGAGTAAGTGCGCCTTTAAAGGTTTCTACTAAAACACCTTGTGTTTCTGCCTCCGTGACTAGTACTTCTCTAGTTTTTTGTCGCAAAGTCGGCTGGAATATGACTGTAGATATAGTCATAAATATAGCTATAAATAAAGCCAAAGCTGTAAGTTTCCAGCTATAAAAAATCATGAATAACAGAGAAATTAGTGCAATAAAAAATTTACTAGGTAGATTGATAATTAGTTGAGAAATCAACTGATTAACTTGATCTATATCTTGCAAACGACTAACTATTTCGCCACTACGTCGGGCTTCATAATAACTTAGAGGTAAGCGAAGAATTTGCCGCCCAAATTCCATAACTAACCCTAATTGTAACCGTTGAGCAAAGTGAGCAATTAAGTTAGATTGGATAAATGCAAGGCTACTAGAAATCAAATTCATCACTACTACAGAAATTACCACGGTAGTGAGTAATTTTGTATCGCCTCGAATCAGCACATCATCTGTGAGAATTTGCAGTAAGAAAGGGGAGGCTAAAGATAATAAACCTAATATTAAATTGATGGGTAAGGCTTGAAATAAAATGCTCCGATAAATCCAGACGCGTTTGAAGAAGCGCCAAAAGCCACCAACTTTATCATCTTTTTGGGCAAGAAATCGGGTAGGATCTGGTTCAATTAACAGTAACAACCAATCTGTCCAACCTTCTGCTAAATCTTTTTGAGAAAGATAACGGACACCTATAGCAGGATCAGCAATTAGAAAACTTTTGCCTTTCTTACCATATAAAACAACCCAATGATTCCCCTTCCAATGAATAATTGCTGGTAGAGGTGCTTCATTAATTCGGTCAATAATTTCTGGTGAAGTTTTTACTGGTTTAGCATTGAAACCTAGTGTTTCTGCTCCCCTTTTTAACCCCAATAAAGTTGTTCCAAATTGTCCTGTTCCTACGGCTTCACGAATGTGGCTGAGAGTAAAAGTATGCCCATAATGTTTGGCTATAGCAGCAATACAAGCTGCACCACAGTCCTCTTCACTATGCTGTTTAACGAACTGGTATTTCATCAGTAAATCACCCTAGAAGATAAGAAATAGAATAGGAATAGGATTTAAATATTTTGGGCAGTTTCTAGAAATAGAATCTCTTATTTTTAGAGTTAAAAAAATTAGGTTTAAGAAAATACATTTTTCGACTTGATTGAATATGGTGAAAGATATGATTTATATCAATTGTTACTTTACTAAAAGTAGTCAGTAATCAGTAGTAGGATATTAGATTAGTTATTAATCGTCCTTATTCTACTATCCAATCTCTAGCTGATAGCTGACTTACTTTAGTGATTAGCAGAATTCAAGATATTTTTCTAGAGAAAAACTTTAATTTATCGCTTTTAATGCGGAAAAAGAGAAACTCTAGAATTAATCTTCAATTACACATCAACATAAATCCATTGAGTACCATTAATATTGGTATTGAAACTGCCATTTAAGCTCTCTTTGTTATAGCTGAAGTTACGAGTCACATCTTCCAAATAATTTTTGGAAAAAGCATATTCACCGAAACTAAAACGACCACCAGCTACGATTTCTTGTTGTGCAACAGGTACTTCAGTAAAAAGTAAGTTAGACATGGTAGAATCTCCTTGATTTTAGTTATCGCTTGGAGTTGATTTAGTTTTGCGTGCTGCTCAACTCCTCGCTTGTTAATAGAATATCGGGAAATAACTAGTCGATTCATTCTCATTTACTGCAAACTTAATTACCAGATTTAGAAATATATATTTCACATTTACGTCAGGGATATTTCCGAAAAATACACGCTTCAACTACGCCTAATTATGTCAATTTATATAGATGTAAAAACTAACTAAAAAAATCGCTATAAAAGCGATTATTGTTTTGATGCCAAATTAGGTAGTGGTCAAGCAGTATTTATATCGGTTCTCGATTGAGTGAGGTACAAGATATGAGTTATATCAATTGTTAGTTTACTAAAAGTAGTCAGTAATCAGTAGCAGGATATTAGATTAGTTATTAATCGTCCTTATTCTACTATCCAATCTCTAGCTGATAGCTGACTTACTTTAGTGATTAGCAGAATTCAAGATATTTTTCTAGAGAAAAACTCTAAGTTATCACTTTTAATGCGGAAAAAGAGAAACTCTACAATTCATCTTCAACTACGCATTGATATAAATGAATTGAATACCATTGATATTGGTATTGAAACTGCCATTTAAGCTCTCTTTGTTATAGCTGAA contains the following coding sequences:
- a CDS encoding peptidase domain-containing ABC transporter, which codes for MKYQFVKQHSEEDCGAACIAAIAKHYGHTFTLSHIREAVGTGQFGTTLLGLKRGAETLGFNAKPVKTSPEIIDRINEAPLPAIIHWKGNHWVVLYGKKGKSFLIADPAIGVRYLSQKDLAEGWTDWLLLLIEPDPTRFLAQKDDKVGGFWRFFKRVWIYRSILFQALPINLILGLLSLASPFLLQILTDDVLIRGDTKLLTTVVISVVVMNLISSSLAFIQSNLIAHFAQRLQLGLVMEFGRQILRLPLSYYEARRSGEIVSRLQDIDQVNQLISQLIINLPSKFFIALISLLFMIFYSWKLTALALFIAIFMTISTVIFQPTLRQKTREVLVTEAETQGVLVETFKGALTLKTTTSAPQFWDELESRFGRLANLTLRTIQIGIINNTFSSFVSAIGSIILLWFGGNLVINPSEYLSVGQLLAFNSMNSNFLALISTVISFVEEFTRAKTAIQRLTEVIDATPENEGDGKKPFAHIPEAADIICTNINFHYAGRIDLLEDFSLTIPGGKVVAIIGKSGCGKSTLAKLISGLYKLQSGNIRIGLYNLQDLSLECLRQQVVLVPQDAHFWSRSIVENFRLGAPYVTFEQIVKACQISGADEFISKLPETYQTILGEFGANISGGQRQRLAIARAIVTDPPILILDESTGGLDPVSETQVLDQLFKHRQGKTTILITHRPKVINRADWIVLLDQGKLKLQGSLEELKTKTGDHLDFLIP